From one Paramormyrops kingsleyae isolate MSU_618 unplaced genomic scaffold, PKINGS_0.4 ups51, whole genome shotgun sequence genomic stretch:
- the LOC140586396 gene encoding uncharacterized protein isoform X1: protein MAQRMRIARAVSWTNDQYWGAWDLWDEVIDWGDKEGLEEYSPATPPTVQTGEVMGGLGGVTDWCKGGEGMSMKGSETLQSNYGLTSEEWEIYKTYYLQKKKKVRKNRSTQGIDEVKGAISGEKVELAEREKHVGVTSSVQVEAADLNVGINKMQNGSKGKQGEVGVNVKVVKVEGGIISLKAEDTKGNVKVEAVQVQVFLFPPHPLLFPFLCFYLHSRSKTFPAHCPWEKPPSVATAPVSLVPVPAPVHVLALQVPLHPQVPGLWYRRCPSPPYGPDSAPLPYHPGDAHSASRPQPCLPLGSIWPYWPPETQQGLVSQGQRPAFWGPADPLAQSCPLLPQISFCPKVLSHLCSPKAHFQLTL, encoded by the exons atggcgcagag aatgagaattgcgagagctgtttcctggaccaacgaccagtactggggagcctgggacctgtgggacgaggtgatcgactggggagataaggaaggtttggaggagtactcaccagcgacaccccccactgtccagactggggaggttatggggggactgggaggtgtgactgactggtgtaagggaggggagggtatgagcatgaaaggctctgagactcttcagagcaattacggcctgacatctgaagagtgggaaatttataagacgtactaccttcagaaaaagaagaaggtcaggaagaataggagcactcaggggatagatgaggtaaagggtgcgattagtggggaaaaggtggagctggcagagagggaaaaacatgtgggggtgacctccagtgtacaggtggaggccgcagacctgaatgtaggcattaataaaatgcaaaatggaagcaaggggaagcaaggtgaggtgggggtgaatgtgaaggtggttaaggtggagggggggataatttccctgaaggcagaggatacgaaaggaaatgtgaaggtggaggctgtgcaagtccaagtgt tcttgttccccccacaccctctgctttttcccttcctctgtttctatcttcactccaggtccaagacgtttccagcccactgtccttgggaaaagccaccatccgtggccaccgctccggtttctctggttcctgttcctgcccccgtccatgtccttgccctgcaggttccccttcaccctcaggtcccaggcttgtggtaccgacggtgtccctccccgccctatggtcccgacagcgccccactgccttaccatcctggcgatgcccacagtgcctctcggccccaaccctgccttccccttggCTCGATCTGGCCCTACTGGCCTCCCGAGACCCAGCAGGGGCTCGTGTCCCAGGGTCAACgccctgctttctggggaccagcagaccccctagctcagtcctgtcccctcctgcctcagataagtttttgccccaaggtcctgtcccacctttgttctcccaaagcccatttccagctcaccctgtag
- the LOC140586396 gene encoding uncharacterized protein isoform X2, whose amino-acid sequence MAQRMRIARAVSWTNDQYWGAWDLWDEVIDWGDKEGLEEYSPATPPTVQTGEVMGGLGGVTDWCKGGEGMSMKGSETLQSNYGLTSEEWEIYKTYYLQKKKKVRKNRSTQGIDEVKGAISGEKVELAEREKHVGVTSSVQVEAADLNVGINKMQNGSKGKQGEVGVNVKVVKVEGGIISLKAEDTKGNVKVEAVQVQVCPRRFQPTVLGKSHHPWPPLRFLWFLFLPPSMSLPCRFPFTLRSQACGTDGVPPRPMVPTAPHCLTILAMPTVPLGPNPAFPLARSGPTGLPRPSRGSCPRVNALLSGDQQTP is encoded by the exons atggcgcagag aatgagaattgcgagagctgtttcctggaccaacgaccagtactggggagcctgggacctgtgggacgaggtgatcgactggggagataaggaaggtttggaggagtactcaccagcgacaccccccactgtccagactggggaggttatggggggactgggaggtgtgactgactggtgtaagggaggggagggtatgagcatgaaaggctctgagactcttcagagcaattacggcctgacatctgaagagtgggaaatttataagacgtactaccttcagaaaaagaagaaggtcaggaagaataggagcactcaggggatagatgaggtaaagggtgcgattagtggggaaaaggtggagctggcagagagggaaaaacatgtgggggtgacctccagtgtacaggtggaggccgcagacctgaatgtaggcattaataaaatgcaaaatggaagcaaggggaagcaaggtgaggtgggggtgaatgtgaaggtggttaaggtggagggggggataatttccctgaaggcagaggatacgaaaggaaatgtgaaggtggaggctgtgcaagtccaagtgt gtccaagacgtttccagcccactgtccttgggaaaagccaccatccgtggccaccgctccggtttctctggttcctgttcctgcccccgtccatgtccttgccctgcaggttccccttcaccctcaggtcccaggcttgtggtaccgacggtgtccctccccgccctatggtcccgacagcgccccactgccttaccatcctggcgatgcccacagtgcctctcggccccaaccctgccttccccttggCTCGATCTGGCCCTACTGGCCTCCCGAGACCCAGCAGGGGCTCGTGTCCCAGGGTCAACgccctgctttctggggaccagcagaccccctag